A stretch of the Flavobacterium aquiphilum genome encodes the following:
- the nagB gene encoding glucosamine-6-phosphate deaminase → MRTTSTIVNDISFKKAGQFEDTRFEKIHNVIFKNSADASIIVAREIADLIRSKQEKNKKCVLGLATGSSPIKVYQELVRMHREEGLSFDNVVTFNLDEYYPMPKESNHSYHYFMHLHLFDHVDIRPENINIPDGTVALEDLNQFCVDYEMNIKNAGGLDFQLLGIGRTGHVGFNEPGSHINSGTRIITLDHITKVDASGDFNGIVNVPKKAVTMGVSTILRSKRIVLMAWGQNKASIIKRTIQGDISSEVPATFLQNHNNTTFVLDEGAASELTRLETPWLVGECIWTEQLKNKAIVWLCQQTNQSILKLTDRDYNNNGMSDLLAAGSSSYDLNINMFNVLQHTITGWPGGKPNTDDSNRPERANPAKKRVILFSPHPDDDVISMGGTFAKLIKQGHDVHVVYQTSGNIAVTDDEALKFAEVCNDFVEGGDSGINFQSVIDSINSKTIDQSDSAEVRKLKGLIRRRESYAATRYIGLKDENTHFLDMPFYETGMVQKKPLGTEDIAVVKEIIERIQPHQIFAAGDLADPHGTHEVCLNAIFAALKALKPEPFMNDCWLWLYRGAWHEWDIHEIDMAVPLSPDEVMLKRQAILYHQSQKDRVMFQGNDSREFWVRAEDRNKNTARLYDKLGLAEYEAIEAFKRFEY, encoded by the coding sequence ATGAGAACTACATCAACAATAGTCAACGACATAAGCTTTAAAAAAGCTGGTCAGTTTGAAGATACCCGTTTTGAAAAAATCCATAATGTAATTTTTAAAAACTCGGCGGATGCTTCAATAATCGTTGCCAGAGAGATTGCCGATTTAATTCGTTCCAAACAAGAAAAAAACAAGAAGTGTGTATTAGGGCTGGCTACCGGTTCTTCTCCAATAAAAGTGTATCAGGAATTGGTTCGTATGCACAGAGAGGAAGGGTTGAGTTTTGATAATGTTGTGACTTTTAACTTGGATGAATACTACCCAATGCCGAAGGAAAGCAATCATAGTTATCATTACTTTATGCATTTGCATCTTTTTGACCATGTTGATATTAGGCCTGAAAATATCAATATTCCCGACGGAACGGTTGCATTGGAAGACTTAAACCAGTTTTGCGTTGATTATGAAATGAATATTAAAAACGCCGGAGGCCTTGATTTTCAGTTGTTAGGAATTGGTCGTACCGGTCACGTCGGTTTTAATGAACCGGGTTCTCATATCAATTCGGGAACAAGGATTATTACCTTAGATCATATTACCAAAGTAGATGCTTCGGGGGATTTTAACGGAATAGTAAATGTTCCTAAAAAAGCAGTTACAATGGGAGTTTCTACTATTCTCCGATCCAAAAGAATAGTTTTGATGGCTTGGGGGCAAAATAAAGCTTCCATTATAAAAAGAACAATTCAGGGAGATATTAGCTCAGAAGTTCCAGCTACTTTTTTGCAAAACCATAACAATACCACATTTGTTTTGGATGAAGGTGCCGCTTCAGAATTGACGAGATTGGAAACACCTTGGCTGGTAGGGGAATGTATTTGGACTGAACAATTGAAAAACAAGGCAATTGTTTGGCTTTGCCAACAAACGAATCAATCGATTCTTAAATTGACCGACAGAGATTACAATAACAATGGAATGTCTGATTTGTTGGCAGCGGGAAGTTCTTCGTATGATTTGAATATCAATATGTTTAATGTATTGCAACACACTATTACTGGATGGCCAGGTGGTAAACCCAATACTGATGATTCCAACCGACCTGAAAGAGCTAATCCTGCGAAGAAAAGAGTTATTCTTTTCAGTCCGCATCCTGATGATGATGTTATTTCGATGGGAGGAACATTTGCCAAATTGATTAAACAAGGGCATGATGTACACGTTGTTTATCAAACTTCCGGAAACATTGCAGTTACTGATGATGAAGCATTAAAGTTTGCCGAAGTGTGTAATGATTTTGTTGAAGGAGGTGATTCGGGAATCAATTTTCAATCGGTAATTGATTCTATTAATTCCAAAACGATAGATCAAAGTGATTCTGCCGAAGTTAGGAAATTAAAAGGATTAATTAGAAGAAGAGAATCTTATGCTGCGACAAGATATATCGGTTTGAAGGACGAAAACACTCATTTCCTGGATATGCCTTTCTATGAAACGGGGATGGTTCAAAAGAAACCATTGGGGACGGAAGATATTGCTGTTGTAAAGGAAATTATTGAGCGAATACAACCGCATCAAATATTTGCAGCAGGCGATTTGGCCGATCCGCACGGTACGCATGAAGTATGTTTGAACGCCATTTTTGCAGCTTTGAAAGCATTAAAACCAGAACCTTTCATGAACGATTGCTGGTTGTGGTTGTATAGAGGAGCTTGGCATGAGTGGGATATTCATGAAATCGATATGGCCGTTCCTTTGAGCCCAGATGAAGTAATGCTGAAAAGACAGGCTATTTTGTATCATCAATCTCAAAAAGACAGGGTAATGTTCCAAGGGAATGATTCCAGGGAATTCTGGGTTAGGGCAGAGGACAGAAATAAAAATACGGCAAGATTATATGATAAATTAGGTTTGGCCGAATATGAAGCGATTGAAGCTTTTAAACGATTTGAATATTAG
- a CDS encoding beta-N-acetylhexosaminidase has protein sequence MKYIVIFLFASIVSSAQITKEQLNIMPWPQNITLTEGSFLLTKNFKVNITGAPNERIFIGATNFLRRLDGRTGQFFQQGFVMGLNEVPDAQLQINCVRAAKIDLYEDESYLLEVTTNKITINATTDVGALHALETLLQLLQNNSNSFYFPTSKISDFPRFTWRGLMIDGARHFMPIDVIKRNLDGMAAVKMNVFHWHLVDDQGWRIEMKKHPKLIQMASDGNYYTQEEIKDVVRYASDRGILVVPELDVPGHASAILTAYPEIGSKVVKLNVNNGEKGQQFTQVQSYSVERNAGVFAPTLDPSNPKTYQLLGEFFDEICPLFPGKYFHIGGDENEGKDWDSNPKIQEFKKKNKLATNHELQTYFTMQLIPMLKKHNKVLMGWEEIMTKNMSKDAIIHSWKGSNEGMPAGKSLVDAAKGGYKTVLSNGYYIDLMLGVAEHYLVDPMPKNNTLTDEEKARILGGEATMWSELVSPATIDSRIWPRTAAIAERLWSNENVTDINNMRKRLDVISFRLEELGLTHLKSKEGLLRNISNNQKSEALLDLSNVCEPLKLYSRNKGGTEYQMYSPLTLFADACTPDASDAIGFDSAITNYLANKTDENQAAVANYLNKWVTIHKDLTALSNNAPLVQPLLPLSKSLSAIAEQLLLKISNKQGLDDSALYGLLEKCDSKEYADVELAVYNSLKKLVQAKI, from the coding sequence ATGAAATACATTGTAATTTTTTTATTCGCCTCTATCGTTTCTTCGGCTCAAATTACCAAGGAGCAACTGAATATTATGCCTTGGCCACAAAATATAACTTTGACAGAGGGCAGTTTCCTTTTGACCAAAAACTTTAAAGTAAATATTACCGGAGCGCCAAATGAAAGAATATTTATAGGTGCTACCAATTTTTTGAGACGCTTGGACGGGAGAACAGGTCAATTTTTTCAGCAAGGATTTGTAATGGGTTTAAATGAAGTTCCCGATGCACAATTACAGATTAATTGTGTTCGGGCTGCAAAAATCGATTTGTACGAGGATGAAAGTTATTTATTGGAAGTAACAACTAATAAAATTACGATAAACGCGACTACTGATGTTGGGGCTTTGCACGCATTGGAAACTTTGTTGCAACTTTTGCAAAATAATAGCAATTCGTTTTATTTCCCAACTTCAAAAATTTCCGATTTTCCAAGATTTACCTGGAGAGGTTTGATGATTGATGGAGCAAGACATTTTATGCCAATTGATGTGATTAAGCGCAATCTGGATGGAATGGCAGCGGTAAAAATGAATGTTTTTCATTGGCATTTGGTTGATGATCAGGGTTGGAGGATTGAAATGAAAAAGCATCCGAAATTGATTCAAATGGCATCGGATGGGAATTATTACACTCAGGAAGAAATAAAAGATGTTGTAAGATATGCATCAGACAGAGGTATTTTGGTAGTTCCGGAATTAGATGTACCGGGGCATGCGTCAGCTATATTGACCGCATATCCCGAAATTGGAAGCAAGGTCGTTAAGCTGAATGTAAATAATGGTGAAAAAGGGCAACAATTCACACAAGTACAATCGTATAGCGTAGAAAGAAATGCTGGGGTTTTTGCTCCTACTTTGGATCCATCAAACCCTAAAACGTATCAATTGCTGGGTGAATTTTTTGATGAAATCTGTCCGCTTTTTCCGGGAAAATATTTTCACATAGGAGGAGATGAAAATGAGGGGAAAGATTGGGACTCCAATCCTAAGATACAGGAATTCAAAAAGAAAAATAAATTGGCAACGAACCACGAATTGCAAACGTATTTTACCATGCAATTAATCCCGATGCTCAAAAAGCACAATAAAGTATTGATGGGGTGGGAAGAAATTATGACCAAAAATATGTCCAAAGATGCGATCATTCATTCCTGGAAAGGAAGCAATGAGGGAATGCCAGCGGGTAAATCTCTTGTAGATGCTGCAAAAGGAGGTTATAAAACCGTATTGTCTAATGGATATTATATTGATTTGATGCTTGGTGTTGCAGAACATTATTTGGTAGATCCAATGCCAAAAAATAATACATTGACTGATGAAGAAAAAGCAAGGATTTTGGGTGGTGAGGCTACTATGTGGTCCGAATTAGTATCTCCAGCGACTATCGATTCCAGAATTTGGCCAAGAACAGCAGCAATTGCAGAGCGTTTATGGTCGAACGAAAATGTTACCGATATCAATAATATGCGTAAAAGGCTGGATGTGATTTCTTTCCGATTGGAAGAATTGGGATTGACACATTTAAAAAGTAAAGAAGGCTTGCTGAGAAATATTAGCAATAATCAAAAGAGTGAGGCATTGCTTGATTTGTCTAATGTTTGCGAACCACTTAAACTATATTCAAGAAATAAAGGAGGTACCGAATACCAAATGTATTCTCCTTTAACCTTATTTGCCGATGCTTGTACTCCGGATGCTTCCGATGCGATAGGTTTTGATAGTGCTATAACTAATTATTTAGCTAATAAGACAGATGAAAATCAAGCTGCAGTTGCTAATTATTTGAATAAGTGGGTTACTATACACAAAGATTTAACGGCATTAAGTAATAATGCTCCTTTGGTTCAGCCATTGTTGCCATTGTCAAAAAGTTTGAGTGCTATAGCAGAACAGCTTTTGCTAAAAATAAGCAATAAGCAAGGTTTAGATGATTCCGCATTATATGGATTACTTGAAAAATGTGATTCCAAAGAATACGCCGATGTTGAACTAGCGGTGTATAATAGCTTGAAAAAGTTAGTGCAAGCTAAAATTTAA
- a CDS encoding SusC/RagA family TonB-linked outer membrane protein, with the protein MKKSCTDYYCTSQSQSRFSGGYAKLGKKMLLTAVMFLFTLFSFAQDKIVVSGKVSDAKGLPIPGVTVRVQGTKTGGTTTDFDGKYTLSNVDSNTTLEFTYMGMETAIAKVADRKVINTTMRETASTLNEVVVVGFGTQKKANLTGAVSQVKMDEVLGDRPVTTVGSALQGAIPGLNITNSATPGVAASFNVRGVATINTNGNNALVLIDNAEGDINMLNPEDVESVTVLKDAASSAIYGARAAFGVVLVTTKKTKKNQKPVFSYNNNFAYTTPINQVEQAPIADIVHTLGNWSNTPTVGGPTKQNLFLWEKYIRDYNADPINFLTNNPGTFQAEGRFMPASDPTSYYYLKDTNIQNGIFDNHGLQQTHNFTASGGSEAITYRMSLGTVYNDGPLITDKDKYERYNLGSYVGADLAKWFNTSLDFKYNTSNRSLVSLGPIYRQLPNFTPVDTDVPKSTDLNGPRYIFSAPQNYIKYGNPDNYVRKETRIFSRSVLTPFKGFEGIVEYTMDDIFNDTKKFTKSTDYIETNMVVSPSSSFTDEKVPVYFNNKSNSQYRSLNAYASYNFTSPSGDHRFKIMQGFSQERNYYEALNVNRKEVINADLPSISTAAGETIADDAFIDKTIRSAFYRANYNYKDKYLLEANGRYDGSSKFPKLTRFGFFPSFSGGWQVAKEDFMGWSKDWLDEFKLRASWGQIGNQNIMLYNTTTKQWEEVVYGYSPKMDSSRAPWIVGTTQPTTLGMPPLVRQDYGWEVVATTDFGADFSMFNRRLNMTGDYYIRKTSGMLAPGMDYPAVVGASAPLQNTADMENKGWEATVSWRDKIGKVGYYVGFNLYDSQSVITKYNSNNAGLLSINESGNNTTYYVGQKIGEIWGYRNDGYYTVEDFKDTTTWALKDGVTSLAGFSPRPGDVKYKNLSDNGSAPNANQIDSPSGSITTSKPGDREVIGNNAARYSYGINGGVNYAGFDFSFIMNGVGQRDAWVSDMLHFPLLDRNFSTVYSHELDYWQPIDAANGNWQPVNPNPAYPRLYNENNNVGSNTRIQDRYLVNAAYLRLKNITLGYTLPSQAVKKIGFKTVKFFCSVENPYTWSHLEKGRDPESLGWGYPFYKTTSFGLNMAF; encoded by the coding sequence ATGAAAAAAAGTTGCACTGATTATTATTGCACGTCTCAAAGCCAATCGAGGTTTTCAGGTGGATATGCAAAGCTGGGTAAAAAAATGCTTTTGACAGCAGTAATGTTTTTATTTACATTATTCTCTTTTGCCCAAGACAAAATTGTAGTGTCCGGAAAAGTTTCGGATGCTAAAGGTTTGCCAATTCCTGGGGTTACTGTACGTGTACAAGGAACGAAAACAGGTGGAACCACTACCGATTTTGACGGTAAATACACATTAAGTAATGTAGATTCAAATACCACTTTAGAATTTACATATATGGGGATGGAAACTGCTATAGCAAAAGTAGCTGACAGAAAAGTGATAAATACGACTATGCGTGAAACGGCCTCTACGCTTAATGAGGTAGTTGTAGTGGGATTTGGTACCCAAAAGAAAGCTAACTTGACAGGTGCAGTTTCTCAAGTAAAAATGGATGAGGTTTTAGGAGACCGTCCTGTTACTACTGTAGGATCGGCACTTCAGGGAGCTATCCCTGGGCTTAACATCACTAATTCGGCTACCCCAGGAGTTGCAGCTTCTTTTAATGTTCGTGGAGTGGCAACTATTAATACTAATGGTAATAATGCCCTTGTATTGATTGATAATGCCGAGGGGGATATCAATATGTTGAATCCGGAGGATGTTGAATCAGTTACGGTTCTTAAGGACGCAGCTTCATCTGCTATTTATGGTGCAAGAGCGGCTTTTGGGGTGGTACTTGTTACTACTAAAAAAACAAAGAAAAACCAAAAACCTGTTTTTAGCTATAATAATAACTTTGCTTATACTACACCAATCAATCAAGTGGAGCAGGCTCCAATTGCGGACATCGTACATACTCTTGGAAATTGGAGTAATACTCCAACGGTAGGAGGACCTACTAAGCAAAATTTATTTTTATGGGAAAAATATATCAGGGATTATAATGCAGATCCGATTAATTTCCTGACGAATAATCCTGGTACATTTCAAGCAGAAGGGAGATTTATGCCAGCAAGTGATCCTACGAGTTATTATTATTTGAAAGATACTAATATTCAAAATGGTATATTTGATAATCATGGATTGCAACAGACTCATAATTTTACTGCTTCCGGAGGATCTGAAGCGATTACCTATCGTATGTCACTAGGTACTGTTTATAATGATGGACCACTGATTACAGATAAGGATAAATATGAAAGATACAACTTAGGTTCGTACGTGGGTGCAGATTTGGCCAAATGGTTTAATACCTCTTTGGATTTTAAATATAATACATCTAACAGGTCACTTGTTTCTTTAGGTCCTATTTACAGACAATTACCTAATTTTACTCCAGTCGATACTGATGTCCCAAAATCTACTGATTTGAATGGGCCAAGATATATTTTCTCAGCTCCTCAGAATTATATTAAATATGGAAATCCTGATAATTATGTTAGAAAAGAGACTAGGATTTTCTCTCGTTCTGTTTTAACGCCTTTCAAAGGATTTGAAGGAATTGTTGAATATACGATGGATGATATTTTTAATGATACTAAAAAATTCACAAAAAGCACTGATTATATAGAAACCAATATGGTTGTAAGTCCATCTTCTTCATTTACTGATGAGAAAGTGCCGGTATATTTCAATAACAAAAGTAATTCTCAATACCGTTCTTTGAATGCCTATGCGTCTTATAATTTTACCAGTCCGAGTGGGGATCACCGATTTAAAATCATGCAAGGTTTCTCTCAGGAAAGAAATTATTATGAAGCATTGAATGTTAACCGTAAAGAAGTTATTAACGCTGATTTGCCTTCTATAAGTACTGCGGCCGGAGAGACAATTGCTGATGATGCCTTTATTGATAAAACGATACGAAGTGCTTTTTACAGAGCAAATTATAACTATAAGGACAAATATCTTTTAGAAGCTAATGGTCGTTATGATGGTTCTTCTAAATTTCCAAAATTAACAAGATTTGGATTCTTTCCTTCATTTTCTGGAGGATGGCAGGTTGCTAAAGAAGATTTCATGGGTTGGAGCAAAGACTGGTTAGACGAATTTAAGCTTCGTGCTTCTTGGGGACAAATTGGAAACCAGAATATTATGCTGTATAACACAACTACAAAGCAATGGGAAGAAGTTGTTTATGGTTATTCTCCAAAAATGGATTCTAGCAGAGCGCCTTGGATTGTAGGGACAACGCAACCTACAACGCTTGGTATGCCTCCTTTGGTACGTCAGGATTATGGTTGGGAAGTAGTTGCAACTACTGATTTTGGTGCTGATTTTTCAATGTTCAACAGACGTTTGAATATGACAGGTGATTACTATATTCGTAAAACTAGCGGAATGTTGGCGCCGGGTATGGATTATCCAGCAGTTGTGGGAGCATCTGCTCCACTTCAAAATACAGCTGACATGGAAAACAAAGGATGGGAAGCAACGGTAAGTTGGAGAGATAAAATTGGAAAAGTAGGTTATTATGTTGGATTCAATTTGTATGATTCACAATCTGTGATTACAAAATATAATAGTAATAATGCAGGTTTGTTGTCGATTAATGAATCTGGTAATAATACAACTTACTACGTTGGTCAAAAAATTGGTGAAATTTGGGGGTATAGAAATGATGGATACTATACAGTTGAAGATTTTAAAGATACAACAACTTGGGCACTGAAAGATGGTGTAACTTCTTTAGCTGGATTCTCACCACGCCCGGGAGATGTGAAGTATAAAAACTTGTCAGATAATGGGTCAGCTCCAAACGCAAATCAAATTGATTCTCCTAGTGGTTCTATTACAACTTCTAAACCTGGTGATAGAGAGGTAATTGGGAACAACGCAGCTCGTTATTCTTACGGTATCAATGGTGGTGTAAATTATGCAGGATTTGATTTTTCTTTTATTATGAATGGAGTTGGACAAAGAGATGCTTGGGTATCGGATATGTTGCATTTCCCACTTCTTGATAGAAACTTCTCAACCGTATATTCACATGAATTGGATTATTGGCAACCAATAGACGCGGCTAATGGAAACTGGCAACCGGTAAATCCTAATCCAGCCTATCCCCGTCTTTATAATGAAAATAATAATGTTGGTAGTAACACAAGAATACAAGACAGGTATTTGGTGAATGCGGCTTATTTGCGTTTGAAAAATATTACACTAGGTTACACTTTGCCTTCTCAAGCAGTGAAAAAAATTGGATTTAAAACAGTTAAGTTTTTCTGTTCTGTAGAGAATCCATACACTTGGTCACATCTTGAAAAGGGAAGAGATCCAGAAAGCTTAGGCTGGGGTTATCCATTTTACAAAACAACATCATTTGGTCTGAACATGGCATTTTAA
- a CDS encoding RagB/SusD family nutrient uptake outer membrane protein produces MKKYILGIVAGLALAGCNDDYLEKYPKDALSEKTAFVTADNFKTFAWGYYGVFTDTNNFYRGMDANQDTYNGDMLAGWLTWKNKTVDGNQMRTQLKVAGAAGNGWNFVQIKRANLMLQNIDGSKMSQADKDHYRSVGLFWRAYSYYELISRFGDVPWIDKVIQEGDDDLIYGPRTPRKEVADHLLADLQWAETHIRPLGDGPNTINTACVQALMSRFFLFEGTWRKYHGLGDSDVYLDECIRVSKLLAAKYPTVANSYDALLNSADLSTYPGIILYKQFEVGSFTHFSSRYEKTTALSYDMPKCTVENYLCKDGRPISTSPLYQGDKTMFKEFRNRDLRLIGTVVPPYSRKLSIVGGSPNPSYADGTVYNSVGYYAGDPDVTDNMEFANVVKNAFPGTSKNLPVLWFGGASTSFNSPNIADVGAPQFGSWTGYTLWRHYHTWDDDVNGNVSDKPVFWIEETLLNLAEASFERGQFTQSIADITINKLRPRAGVANMIVANIDAGWDTNRDQTVAPVLWEIRRERMSELIGMGFGFQDVRRWKKGPYYINQPNLGVYVTRANWRNLDANGNVLATQSAKWNASVLPLVNRDFTGTNLAAGYVKRFDDPTKIGKGWLDKYYLEWIPTNQIVLNPNIKQNPGW; encoded by the coding sequence ATGAAAAAATATATATTAGGTATTGTTGCAGGACTTGCTTTGGCAGGTTGTAACGATGATTATTTGGAAAAGTATCCAAAAGATGCGCTTTCTGAAAAAACGGCTTTTGTAACGGCAGATAATTTCAAGACTTTTGCCTGGGGCTATTATGGGGTATTTACCGATACAAATAATTTTTACCGTGGTATGGATGCCAATCAAGATACTTATAATGGAGATATGCTTGCGGGATGGCTTACCTGGAAAAATAAAACGGTTGATGGTAACCAGATGCGTACCCAATTGAAAGTTGCCGGTGCAGCAGGAAACGGTTGGAATTTTGTACAAATTAAGCGTGCTAATCTGATGCTTCAAAATATTGATGGGAGTAAAATGTCTCAAGCCGACAAAGATCATTACCGTTCGGTAGGGTTGTTTTGGAGAGCGTATTCGTATTATGAGTTAATTTCCCGTTTTGGAGATGTGCCTTGGATTGATAAAGTGATTCAGGAAGGTGATGATGATCTTATTTATGGTCCACGCACCCCTCGTAAAGAAGTGGCTGATCATTTATTGGCTGATTTGCAATGGGCAGAAACACATATCAGACCATTAGGAGATGGACCAAACACGATCAATACCGCTTGCGTGCAAGCCTTGATGTCCCGTTTCTTCCTTTTTGAAGGAACTTGGAGAAAATATCACGGGCTTGGAGATTCAGATGTATATTTAGATGAGTGTATCCGTGTGTCTAAATTATTAGCAGCCAAATATCCTACTGTTGCCAACAGTTATGATGCTTTGTTGAACTCTGCTGATTTATCAACTTACCCGGGGATTATCTTGTACAAGCAATTTGAGGTGGGATCTTTTACGCATTTTAGCAGCCGTTATGAAAAAACTACTGCTTTGAGTTATGACATGCCAAAATGTACAGTAGAAAATTATTTATGTAAAGATGGTCGACCAATTTCGACTTCACCTCTTTATCAGGGAGATAAAACAATGTTCAAAGAATTCCGTAATCGTGATTTGCGTTTGATAGGGACTGTTGTTCCTCCTTATAGTAGAAAGCTTAGTATTGTTGGAGGGTCGCCAAATCCAAGTTATGCAGATGGTACAGTATACAATTCTGTAGGATATTATGCAGGAGATCCTGATGTTACTGACAATATGGAGTTTGCTAATGTAGTGAAAAATGCTTTCCCGGGTACTAGTAAGAATCTTCCTGTGCTTTGGTTTGGTGGAGCATCGACTAGTTTTAACTCTCCTAATATTGCCGATGTTGGAGCACCTCAATTTGGTTCATGGACCGGTTATACTTTATGGAGACATTATCATACTTGGGATGATGATGTTAATGGAAATGTTTCTGATAAGCCAGTTTTCTGGATCGAAGAAACATTGCTTAACTTAGCTGAAGCGAGTTTTGAAAGAGGTCAATTTACCCAGTCAATTGCTGATATTACCATCAATAAATTGCGTCCAAGAGCTGGTGTTGCCAATATGATAGTTGCCAATATTGATGCCGGATGGGATACTAACCGTGATCAAACTGTTGCCCCTGTATTGTGGGAAATCCGTCGTGAACGTATGTCTGAGTTGATCGGTATGGGATTTGGATTCCAAGATGTTCGTCGTTGGAAAAAAGGACCTTATTACATCAACCAACCTAATTTAGGTGTTTATGTTACAAGAGCCAACTGGAGAAATCTAGATGCTAATGGTAATGTTCTTGCCACTCAAAGTGCTAAATGGAATGCTTCAGTTCTTCCATTGGTTAACAGAGATTTTACTGGAACTAACTTAGCGGCAGGATATGTAAAACGTTTTGATGATCCTACCAAAATTGGTAAAGGATGGTTGGATAAATACTATTTGGAATGGATTCCAACCAATCAAATTGTACTTAATCCAAATATTAAACAAAACCCGGGGTGGTAG
- a CDS encoding AraC family transcriptional regulator, with protein sequence MQKNMKSFKQRDGFQGEKLISLPDNIWQKAIKENPILSHLYITHIGYFPKAAYHFRKRKNGCADNIFIYCMRGKGWYTINDKRFEVRPNEFFIIPATKEPLTYGADENDPWTIYWIHFSGNDMDTFNKSFDIGLLDGPQQIAYNEKGLDLWHSMYQNLEMGYGKENITKANLCLYHFISSFLYPDININEKKQVEKDSITNTINYMRSKLAEKLTLEDLALMNDLSPSHFSLLFKKSTGMAPLDYFIHLKLQQACLQLLTSEVKVKNIAADLGYDDPYYFSRLFKKYIKMSPLQYRFSPPSKSS encoded by the coding sequence ATGCAAAAGAACATGAAGAGTTTCAAACAACGTGACGGGTTTCAAGGAGAAAAATTAATATCATTGCCAGACAACATTTGGCAGAAAGCAATAAAAGAAAATCCAATCCTAAGTCATTTATACATAACCCATATAGGCTACTTCCCAAAGGCGGCCTATCATTTCAGAAAACGAAAAAACGGATGTGCAGATAATATTTTTATTTATTGCATGCGAGGCAAAGGTTGGTATACCATTAACGACAAACGTTTTGAAGTTAGACCCAATGAGTTCTTTATCATTCCTGCAACCAAAGAGCCGTTGACTTATGGCGCAGATGAAAATGATCCTTGGACAATCTATTGGATTCACTTTAGTGGTAATGATATGGACACTTTCAATAAAAGTTTTGATATCGGCTTATTAGATGGACCTCAACAAATTGCTTACAACGAAAAAGGATTGGATCTTTGGCACTCGATGTACCAAAACCTTGAAATGGGTTATGGTAAAGAAAATATCACCAAAGCAAATCTATGTTTATATCATTTTATCTCCTCTTTTCTATATCCTGATATAAATATTAATGAAAAAAAACAGGTCGAAAAAGACTCTATAACCAACACAATTAACTATATGAGAAGTAAATTGGCCGAAAAACTTACATTGGAAGATTTGGCTCTGATGAATGATTTATCGCCTTCCCATTTCTCGTTACTTTTCAAGAAGAGCACCGGTATGGCTCCATTGGATTACTTTATCCATTTAAAATTACAACAAGCCTGCCTGCAATTACTGACCTCGGAGGTTAAAGTAAAAAATATCGCCGCCGATTTAGGATACGATGACCCATATTATTTTTCACGCTTATTCAAAAAGTACATAAAAATGTCACCTTTACAATATCGTTTCTCACCACCTTCCAAATCGTCGTAA